The Spirochaetota bacterium genome includes a region encoding these proteins:
- a CDS encoding VacB/RNase II family 3'-5' exoribonuclease — MKIKKTNIIKYFFTNDSGKIDDFKKYFNVDEKSKIKKIKTILNGLVKEKVIYKEKDLYKPYLFAIDKDLQYIIKKIKINPYFPKKVIDEAVEIFQNYEKDIENEKIKKERVNLCDLFTVTMDGLNAKDFDDAIALLKEDDNYKLFVHIADVSHYVKIGSSLDKEALKRGNSYYFAKCVIPMFPFELSNIVCSLNEGVERLTVTVELIIDKRGDIISSKFYNSIINVKKRIPYEIGNQLIKDKNNQYFNFLNLCLELKNILYKKRIENNSIDFDLPEIEIEFKKSNIYPDNIYKYIRGETERIIEEFMLIANQAVAKYLQDKAPLIFRVHDSPPEEKREIVYKYLDLMGIKRPRRYNQREINEILELIRGKKEEKLLSSYILRSMSQAIYSDKNIGHFGLNFEDYTHFTSPIRRYSDLIIHRILKAVLAGKRSPYDENKLKKIAEYVSFTERNATEAERDFLKLKGAKFLKDKKNFIFKAFVSGIIEDGIFFELEDYGIEGFVPSFILNKKGYFFDNEYLVYVKKDYKEDRNNQSIIKLGDYFNVSIFYINEKRGFVDLKIEEKLSD, encoded by the coding sequence ATGAAAATTAAAAAGACAAACATTATTAAGTATTTTTTTACAAATGACTCTGGAAAAATCGATGATTTTAAAAAATATTTTAATGTAGATGAAAAATCAAAAATTAAAAAAATAAAAACTATATTAAATGGTCTTGTTAAAGAAAAAGTAATTTATAAAGAGAAAGATTTATATAAACCATATCTTTTTGCTATAGATAAAGATTTACAATATATAATAAAAAAAATAAAAATTAATCCATATTTCCCTAAAAAAGTAATAGACGAAGCAGTTGAAATTTTTCAAAATTATGAAAAAGACATTGAAAATGAAAAAATAAAAAAAGAAAGAGTTAATTTATGTGATTTGTTTACTGTAACCATGGATGGATTGAATGCAAAAGATTTTGATGATGCTATTGCTTTGTTAAAAGAAGACGATAATTATAAACTTTTTGTTCACATTGCTGATGTTTCTCACTATGTTAAAATAGGTTCCAGTCTTGATAAAGAGGCTCTTAAAAGAGGTAATTCCTATTATTTTGCAAAGTGCGTTATTCCAATGTTTCCATTTGAGCTCTCAAATATAGTTTGTTCATTAAATGAAGGAGTTGAAAGACTTACAGTTACGGTTGAATTGATCATTGATAAAAGAGGAGATATTATTAGTTCAAAATTTTATAACTCTATAATTAATGTAAAAAAAAGGATACCTTATGAAATAGGTAATCAGTTAATAAAAGATAAAAATAATCAATATTTTAATTTTCTTAATTTATGTTTGGAATTAAAAAATATACTTTATAAAAAAAGAATAGAAAATAATTCTATAGATTTTGATTTACCAGAAATAGAGATTGAGTTTAAAAAATCAAATATTTATCCTGATAATATTTATAAATATATTAGAGGAGAAACAGAAAGAATAATAGAGGAATTTATGTTGATTGCAAACCAAGCTGTTGCAAAATATCTCCAAGATAAGGCTCCCTTAATATTTAGAGTTCATGATAGCCCACCAGAAGAAAAAAGAGAAATAGTTTATAAATATCTTGATTTAATGGGTATTAAAAGACCTAGAAGATATAATCAAAGAGAGATAAATGAAATTTTAGAACTAATAAGAGGGAAAAAAGAGGAAAAGCTATTGTCTTCATACATTTTAAGATCTATGTCCCAAGCTATTTATTCAGATAAAAATATTGGCCATTTTGGTTTAAATTTTGAAGATTATACCCATTTTACATCTCCAATAAGAAGATATTCGGATCTAATTATACATAGAATATTAAAAGCAGTTTTAGCAGGAAAGAGGTCTCCTTATGACGAAAATAAATTGAAAAAGATAGCAGAATATGTTTCTTTTACAGAAAGAAATGCAACAGAAGCTGAAAGAGATTTTTTAAAATTAAAAGGTGCCAAATTTTTAAAAGATAAAAAAAATTTTATATTCAAAGCTTTTGTTTCTGGAATTATAGAAGATGGAATATTTTTTGAGCTCGAAGATTACGGTATTGAAGGTTTTGTTCCTTCTTTTATCCTAAATAAAAAAGGTTATTTTTTTGATAATGAATACTTGGTGTATGTAAAAAAAGATTACAAGGAAGATAGAAATAATCAAAGTATAATTAAACTAGGGGATTATTTTAATGTTTCTATATTTTATATAAATGAAAAAAGAGGTTTTGTTGATCTAAAAATAGAAGAAAAATTAAGTGATTAA
- a CDS encoding biopolymer transporter ExbD: MRIKRKQRERSIASIEMTPLIDMVFLLLIFFLLSTTLDNFRRLNIKLPSSQTGEKVKTKDLSIYIDRENNIYLENQIVSLKILDEKLKSIDKESISTVFINGDENTQYKIIIDIMDILRKNGFFNISLGVKSY; encoded by the coding sequence ATGAGAATTAAAAGAAAACAGAGAGAAAGATCTATTGCTTCTATTGAAATGACCCCCCTTATTGATATGGTTTTTCTATTATTGATATTTTTTTTATTATCAACAACATTAGACAATTTTAGGAGATTAAACATTAAATTACCTTCATCACAGACTGGAGAAAAAGTTAAAACAAAAGATTTATCAATATATATAGATAGGGAAAATAATATATATTTAGAAAATCAAATTGTTTCTTTAAAGATTCTTGATGAAAAATTGAAAAGTATAGATAAAGAAAGCATTTCTACTGTTTTTATTAATGGTGATGAAAATACACAGTATAAAATAATTATCGATATAATGGATATACTGAGAAAAAACGGTTTTTTTAATATATCATTAGGTGTGAAAAGTTATTAA
- a CDS encoding TonB family protein — MHLIIILYLFNRNIYKDFKNSELNKDIIVNIVFTEESESNLKLVGKQEEIIGKVIYEKKENKNNTKSSENKIEKKEENAKTYIQSNLENEKKIDINKEQPEGKEEKKEQVVEEDKSILSELTTVKTSSGGGTESSEIIWDNNVSRKIQIKIIPQVPDSLKKLSGKFIVIVYIEVNKFGSVIFVQIYQSSGIPELDNICKEVVRKWVFNMISEDRIDSGKVTFIFNFN, encoded by the coding sequence TTGCATCTTATAATTATTCTTTATTTATTTAATAGAAATATTTATAAAGACTTTAAAAATTCGGAGTTAAATAAAGATATAATAGTTAATATTGTTTTTACAGAAGAATCTGAATCAAATTTAAAGTTGGTAGGGAAGCAAGAAGAAATTATTGGCAAAGTAATTTACGAAAAGAAAGAAAATAAAAATAATACCAAATCCTCTGAGAATAAAATAGAAAAAAAAGAAGAAAATGCTAAAACTTATATTCAGTCAAATTTAGAAAATGAGAAAAAAATTGATATAAATAAGGAGCAACCAGAAGGAAAAGAAGAAAAAAAAGAGCAGGTTGTAGAAGAAGATAAAAGTATACTATCAGAACTTACAACAGTTAAAACTTCATCTGGTGGAGGTACCGAATCATCTGAAATTATATGGGATAATAATGTATCAAGAAAGATTCAGATCAAAATTATTCCTCAAGTACCCGATAGTTTGAAAAAGTTATCAGGAAAATTTATAGTTATAGTATATATTGAAGTTAATAAATTTGGATCTGTAATATTTGTACAAATATACCAGTCATCAGGTATACCTGAACTTGATAATATATGTAAAGAAGTAGTAAGAAAATGGGTTTTTAATATGATTTCTGAAGATAGGATAGATTCTGGGAAAGTTACTTTTATCTTTAATTTTAATTAA
- a CDS encoding lysophospholipase, protein MKILEFIKYLFLSKDNIDFNLQKKLREKVSIEDSFIFNDKKYYYKIDSDEGLVFYDEGINKYHFFGYINNDRGKKIFYQYWLLDPLKPTIFFIHGNAENSSSHPLFLFYFIKRGYNILTFDQEGYGSSDGIRGTIEDLDYYFQNIDLVYKFYYNKLLFLKKGALNLVSTNELKDPEFIFIGFSMGGFEVFYYLFLFLTKTYINNKNNNKKKWDNCEFRYLNSVKKIILLCPWLYTHKRLTNHFILFLISIFYKFFNPYILLSQKTQNEIFKKGEEFYIELYKNLTDNYDYLKRRFKDKRIHRLRSIRWLAYITKYQNDLYKYIKKLSILFNNKKNKSDLLNLRNILEYYCKNIIFYIGENDIIVDQKRIYKISEIIQSISKEKNLYSLPGFCHDFLDYDEKRLNIFLDLLQKHSL, encoded by the coding sequence TTGAAAATATTAGAATTTATAAAATACTTATTTCTTTCTAAAGATAATATTGATTTTAATTTGCAGAAAAAATTAAGAGAAAAGGTATCAATAGAAGATAGTTTTATTTTTAATGATAAAAAATATTATTATAAGATTGATTCTGATGAAGGTTTAGTTTTTTATGATGAAGGTATTAATAAATATCATTTTTTTGGTTATATAAATAATGATAGGGGTAAAAAAATCTTTTATCAATACTGGTTGCTTGACCCATTAAAACCAACTATTTTTTTTATTCATGGTAATGCAGAAAATTCATCTTCTCATCCATTATTCTTATTTTATTTTATAAAAAGAGGTTATAATATTCTTACTTTTGACCAGGAAGGTTATGGATCATCTGATGGCATAAGAGGTACAATTGAAGATTTAGATTATTATTTCCAAAATATAGATTTAGTATATAAATTTTATTATAACAAATTATTATTTTTAAAAAAAGGGGCTTTAAATTTAGTGTCAACTAATGAGCTAAAGGATCCAGAGTTTATATTTATTGGTTTTTCAATGGGAGGTTTTGAAGTATTTTATTATTTGTTTTTATTTTTAACAAAAACTTATATTAATAATAAAAATAACAACAAAAAAAAATGGGATAACTGTGAATTTAGATATTTAAATTCTGTTAAAAAGATTATATTACTATGCCCATGGCTGTACACTCATAAAAGATTAACTAACCATTTTATTTTGTTTTTAATAAGTATATTTTATAAATTTTTTAATCCTTATATTTTACTTTCTCAGAAAACACAAAATGAAATTTTTAAAAAAGGTGAAGAATTTTATATTGAACTTTATAAAAATTTGACTGATAATTATGATTATTTAAAGAGAAGATTTAAAGATAAGAGAATACACAGATTACGATCTATAAGGTGGCTTGCTTATATAACTAAATATCAAAATGATCTTTATAAATATATAAAAAAATTATCTATTTTGTTTAATAATAAAAAAAACAAAAGTGATTTATTAAATTTGAGAAATATTTTAGAATATTATTGTAAGAATATTATTTTTTATATTGGAGAAAATGATATAATAGTTGATCAGAAAAGAATATATAAAATTTCAGAAATAATACAAAGTATAAGTAAAGAAAAAAATTTATATTCTCTCCCTGGTTTTTGTCATGACTTTTTAGATTATGATGAAAAGAGATTAAATATATTTTTGGATCTTTTACAAAAGCATTCTTTATAA
- a CDS encoding NAD(P)H-dependent oxidoreductase subunit E — protein sequence MVDKKEIHEKYDELKEYILNVKNSAGPLINVLHKAQEIFGYLPIEVQKFVARELGVPMSQVYGVVTFYNFFTMKPRGKYVINVCLGTACFVKGANRVLEYFEEELGVKHGETTKDLLFTLSSARCFGACGLAPAIMVNEEVYGNVDKKKVKEIIKKYKEEGK from the coding sequence ATGGTTGATAAAAAAGAAATCCATGAAAAATATGATGAGTTAAAAGAATATATACTTAATGTGAAAAATAGTGCTGGTCCTTTAATTAATGTATTACATAAAGCTCAAGAAATATTTGGGTATTTACCAATAGAAGTTCAAAAATTTGTTGCAAGAGAATTAGGTGTTCCGATGTCTCAAGTTTATGGTGTAGTTACATTTTACAACTTTTTTACTATGAAACCTAGAGGTAAATATGTAATAAATGTTTGTTTGGGTACTGCATGTTTTGTTAAAGGAGCTAATAGAGTATTGGAGTATTTTGAAGAAGAACTTGGAGTAAAACATGGTGAAACAACTAAAGATTTGCTTTTTACACTGAGTTCTGCAAGATGTTTTGGTGCTTGCGGACTCGCTCCAGCAATTATGGTTAATGAAGAAGTTTATGGTAATGTTGATAAGAAAAAAGTAAAAGAAATTATTAAAAAATATAAAGAAGAGGGGAAATAG
- a CDS encoding ATP-binding protein, which translates to MDLVENSISAKSTLIKIIIELNDNKNILKIRIEDNGKGIEKDKLNLILSPFYTTKQEREKKVGLGLPLFKMNALLTGGNFNIFSEPGKGTIVEAIFVKDNIDRQPLGKLYDTIFTLIIGHEDINFYIKISNNEKEFIIDTKVIKDELQGISLSNPDVINFLKDYIKNGLEEINLNCEKIY; encoded by the coding sequence ATTGATCTTGTTGAAAATTCAATTTCTGCCAAAAGTACATTAATAAAAATAATAATAGAATTAAATGATAATAAAAATATATTGAAAATTAGAATTGAAGATAATGGGAAAGGAATAGAAAAAGACAAGTTAAATTTAATATTATCGCCTTTTTATACTACAAAACAAGAGAGAGAAAAAAAAGTAGGGCTTGGGCTTCCACTTTTCAAAATGAATGCTCTTTTAACAGGAGGTAATTTTAATATTTTTTCTGAACCAGGGAAAGGAACAATTGTAGAAGCTATCTTTGTTAAAGATAACATTGATAGACAACCACTTGGTAAATTATATGATACTATTTTTACTTTAATTATAGGCCATGAAGATATTAATTTTTATATAAAAATATCTAACAATGAGAAAGAGTTTATTATTGATACTAAGGTGATAAAAGATGAACTGCAAGGTATAAGTTTATCAAATCCTGATGTTATAAATTTTTTAAAAGATTATATTAAGAATGGACTTGAAGAGATAAATTTAAATTGTGAGAAGATTTATTAA
- a CDS encoding (2Fe-2S) ferredoxin domain-containing protein, which produces MKSLEELRKIREKAQAELQLRNSEAKIKIVVGMGTSGIAAGAREVLKTFVDEISKRGIKDVIVTQTGEKGLSSAEPIVEIVEEGKEKIIYGNIDPKKAIKIIEDHIIGGKVIKEFMV; this is translated from the coding sequence ATGAAATCACTTGAAGAATTAAGAAAAATAAGAGAAAAAGCACAAGCTGAATTACAGTTGAGAAACAGTGAAGCTAAAATAAAAATAGTAGTTGGAATGGGTACATCTGGTATTGCTGCTGGAGCAAGAGAAGTACTTAAAACATTCGTAGATGAAATATCAAAAAGAGGAATAAAAGATGTTATAGTTACTCAAACAGGTGAAAAAGGTTTATCTTCTGCAGAACCTATAGTTGAAATTGTTGAAGAAGGTAAGGAAAAAATTATATATGGTAATATTGATCCAAAAAAAGCTATAAAAATAATAGAAGATCATATTATTGGTGGTAAAGTAATTAAAGAATTTATGGTTTGA
- a CDS encoding ABC transporter substrate-binding protein encodes MKRRGLSFLLVALLMASFLVLFAGKEGQPTPVAGSLDMSMYQLQGTKVIQYPITWQIGTYGGQFRESILGDPKTFNMAASADATSSFIIGLMFDSLFEIDPNTKDFVGNLAESYQIILDEKYGQTDPQLKKPAGKMEIVVKLRRDVKWSDGKPFTADDVVYYHNKVILNENILINGYNSYFLTMPDKTQQPIKCEKVDQYTVKYLFPRIIANPLLRISYAVMPKHIIEPVISKDDGKTFKTFWNAGTNPKEFVVNGPFIVEQYITNSMIVMTRNKNYWKKDAKGQRLPYLDKIVISIVKDQNADLLRFKNGESDIYGMRGEDYKALVNEQDKLGIDIWSGGPTLGTTFFVFNQNPNKVPAQKLRWFTNKKFRQAFSMLIDRETIVINVLDGIGAPQLSPTPVQSPMYDPNVKNVYMYNPAKAKQFFAEMGWKDTNGDGFLEDDKGVTVEFEMLTNAGNTVRERILNIVNEEAKKAGLKTTARPIDFNTLVSKLTSTFDWECIQIGLTGSRYPETGENVWMPDGNLHMWYPLQEDIFNPAYPWELEIVKNFLPFKYEVDQAKRKVYWSNILKILCEELPLIYTVQSLGLVAVKRGIKNFYYDVVIGIDRRYLFWEKKQ; translated from the coding sequence ATGAAAAGAAGAGGTTTATCTTTTCTTTTGGTTGCACTTTTAATGGCTTCTTTTTTAGTTTTATTTGCTGGAAAAGAAGGGCAACCTACACCTGTAGCTGGTTCTCTTGATATGAGTATGTATCAGTTACAAGGAACAAAAGTTATTCAGTATCCTATTACATGGCAAATAGGAACTTATGGTGGCCAATTTAGAGAATCCATTTTAGGAGACCCAAAAACTTTTAATATGGCTGCCTCTGCTGATGCAACATCTAGTTTTATTATTGGTTTAATGTTTGATTCTTTATTTGAAATTGATCCAAATACTAAAGATTTTGTTGGTAATTTAGCTGAATCTTACCAGATAATATTGGATGAAAAATATGGTCAAACTGACCCTCAACTTAAAAAGCCAGCTGGTAAAATGGAAATAGTTGTTAAATTAAGAAGAGATGTTAAGTGGTCTGATGGAAAACCATTTACAGCTGATGATGTTGTTTATTATCACAATAAAGTTATATTGAATGAAAACATTCTTATTAATGGATATAATTCATATTTTTTAACAATGCCTGATAAGACTCAACAACCAATTAAATGTGAAAAAGTTGATCAATATACAGTTAAGTATTTATTCCCAAGAATAATTGCAAACCCATTATTAAGAATCTCTTATGCAGTTATGCCAAAACATATAATTGAACCTGTTATTTCAAAAGATGATGGAAAGACATTCAAAACATTCTGGAATGCTGGAACCAATCCAAAAGAATTTGTTGTTAATGGACCATTTATTGTTGAACAATATATAACTAACTCAATGATTGTAATGACAAGAAATAAAAATTATTGGAAGAAAGATGCAAAAGGTCAAAGACTTCCTTATCTTGATAAGATAGTTATTTCAATAGTAAAAGATCAAAATGCTGATCTTTTAAGATTTAAAAATGGTGAATCTGATATTTATGGAATGAGAGGAGAAGATTATAAGGCTCTTGTCAATGAACAAGATAAATTAGGTATTGATATATGGTCTGGGGGCCCAACACTTGGAACAACTTTCTTTGTATTTAACCAGAATCCAAATAAAGTTCCTGCTCAAAAATTAAGATGGTTTACAAATAAAAAATTTAGACAAGCTTTCTCAATGTTAATAGATAGAGAGACTATAGTTATTAACGTTCTTGATGGTATTGGAGCTCCTCAACTTTCACCAACACCAGTTCAATCTCCTATGTATGATCCTAATGTTAAAAATGTATATATGTATAATCCTGCAAAAGCTAAACAATTCTTTGCTGAGATGGGATGGAAAGATACAAATGGTGATGGTTTCCTTGAAGATGATAAAGGTGTTACAGTTGAATTTGAAATGTTGACAAATGCTGGGAACACTGTAAGAGAAAGAATATTAAATATAGTTAATGAAGAAGCTAAAAAAGCAGGTCTTAAAACAACTGCAAGACCTATAGATTTTAATACTCTTGTTTCAAAGTTAACATCTACATTTGATTGGGAATGTATACAAATTGGTTTAACTGGTTCAAGATATCCAGAAACTGGTGAAAATGTATGGATGCCAGATGGAAACTTACATATGTGGTATCCTTTACAGGAAGATATTTTCAATCCAGCATATCCATGGGAACTTGAAATTGTTAAAAACTTCTTACCATTTAAATATGAAGTTGATCAAGCAAAAAGAAAAGTTTATTGGTCAAATATCTTAAAAATATTATGTGAGGAATTACCACTTATTTATACTGTTCAATCTTTAGGTCTTGTTGCAGTAAAAAGAGGAATTAAAAACTTCTATTATGATGTTGTTATTGGAATTGATAGAAGATATTTATTCTGGGAGAAAAAACAATAA
- a CDS encoding CvpA family protein, which translates to MEIFKIINYFDFFSLLLVLSISITSYFKGFLKKLFSLAYIIASFLFTFFISESIKKFVFSKWGKIYFLVIILFFLVFLFFYLILKLIFNPLLSGYENNANYSWIGGLNRSLGFIVGFVEAFIIIILILILYYKYIKNLQIKFINDIFSSSFSYKLFLRLKDIFIK; encoded by the coding sequence TTGGAAATATTTAAGATTATAAACTATTTTGATTTTTTTTCTTTACTTTTAGTTTTATCAATTTCAATCACTTCGTATTTTAAAGGATTTTTGAAAAAATTGTTTTCTTTAGCTTATATTATTGCTAGTTTTTTATTTACATTTTTTATTTCTGAAAGTATTAAAAAATTTGTTTTTTCAAAATGGGGGAAAATATACTTTTTAGTTATTATTCTATTTTTTCTTGTTTTTTTATTTTTTTATCTTATTTTGAAACTTATATTTAACCCTCTTCTTTCTGGTTATGAAAATAATGCAAATTATTCTTGGATTGGGGGATTGAATAGGAGTCTTGGATTTATAGTAGGATTTGTTGAAGCTTTTATAATAATTATATTAATATTGATTTTATATTATAAATATATAAAGAATCTTCAAATTAAATTTATCAATGATATATTTAGTTCTTCATTTTCTTATAAACTTTTTCTTAGATTGAAAGATATTTTTATTAAATAG
- a CDS encoding Smr/MutS family protein, with protein MDFDTIRILEFNKIIEELSLYCKTFDGKENIKNIKFYYDKDSLKIEQDIIEEFYSLKVKGINYNPINLDSFSQIFSKIVAGIVPEIDEFKNIFVLLQESINFRNFFIKNKNNFINFLKKYNIKFYDFSDILDFFNKIFDNEFNIKDSASVRLKEIRVLITSIERKLRNLIDSYFKRSDLQEILASDSFIIKNNKFLIPVKTNFKGKIKGIISEISSSGKTFFIETYEMIELNNKLFSLKSEEIIEIYRILRELSINLRNEIDDIKAFYDQYIIVDIYIAKVSYFFDKKWERAFITENEIVLNDCYHPFLKDPVKNNLKFNKDKPVIIISGPNTGGKTVLLKTIGLIALLFQAGFFIPTGYNSKLPIFNNIFIDCGDEQSIDRSLSTFSSHLLKIDKIIKNSDSNSLVLIDEIGTGTSPEEGEALSIAIVEKLKSKGCFSIISSHFEKVKLLGLKNDKILSCSMRFDSKNLKPLYIFDQNIFGQSFAIEIAESLNFDSEIINTAKNLLKRKFDNFLVLKIEDILNEYNSKIKELDLIKKEYEKKLEEIKKLEEKYSKDSKEIKNELIKNFYNEFLNFKKDIEKEINLIKTKGYDKSISKNITQKFNQFSEMNFIKNKDEEGPFKNQVENLEDYKDNKKFKFNIGDFVKIKDLNTIGKVLGIKGDKIRVNINNIIFETIKENLQIVDHNDKRETYSFNSSSKNIKYEIDLRGFKVYEAEAKLDEFLDKALLSNYEKLYIIHGKGDGILSRFVHEYLKSKKFVKSFSFAPIEEGGNGCTIVFLK; from the coding sequence ATGGATTTTGATACTATAAGAATTTTAGAATTTAATAAAATAATAGAAGAATTGAGTTTATATTGTAAAACTTTTGATGGAAAAGAAAATATAAAAAATATAAAATTCTATTATGACAAAGATTCTTTAAAAATAGAGCAAGATATTATTGAAGAATTTTATAGTTTAAAAGTTAAAGGAATTAATTACAATCCAATAAATTTAGACTCATTTTCCCAAATTTTTTCTAAAATAGTTGCAGGAATTGTGCCAGAAATTGATGAATTCAAAAATATTTTTGTTTTATTGCAAGAATCGATAAATTTTAGAAACTTTTTTATAAAAAATAAGAATAATTTTATAAATTTCCTTAAAAAGTATAATATTAAGTTTTATGATTTTTCTGATATTTTGGATTTTTTCAATAAAATATTTGATAATGAATTTAATATAAAAGATAGTGCATCTGTAAGATTAAAAGAAATAAGAGTTTTAATTACTAGTATTGAGAGAAAGTTAAGAAACTTAATAGATAGTTATTTTAAGAGATCAGATCTGCAAGAAATACTTGCATCAGATTCATTTATAATTAAAAATAATAAATTTTTAATACCAGTAAAAACAAATTTTAAAGGAAAAATCAAAGGTATAATTTCAGAAATTTCATCATCAGGAAAAACTTTTTTTATAGAAACTTATGAAATGATTGAATTAAATAATAAACTTTTTAGCTTAAAGTCTGAGGAGATTATTGAGATCTATAGAATATTAAGAGAATTATCTATTAATTTAAGAAACGAAATTGATGATATAAAAGCATTTTATGATCAATATATTATTGTTGACATTTATATAGCAAAAGTTTCATATTTTTTTGATAAAAAATGGGAAAGAGCTTTTATTACTGAAAATGAAATTGTGTTAAATGATTGTTATCATCCATTTTTAAAAGATCCTGTAAAAAACAATTTAAAATTTAATAAAGATAAGCCTGTTATTATAATTTCTGGACCAAATACTGGAGGTAAAACTGTATTACTAAAAACTATAGGCTTAATTGCTTTACTTTTTCAAGCTGGTTTTTTTATCCCAACAGGTTATAATTCTAAATTGCCAATATTTAATAATATTTTTATTGATTGTGGAGATGAACAATCTATAGATAGATCTCTTTCAACTTTTTCTTCTCATTTATTAAAAATTGACAAAATAATAAAAAATTCTGACTCAAATTCTCTCGTTTTAATAGATGAAATTGGAACTGGTACATCACCTGAAGAAGGAGAAGCTTTATCTATTGCTATTGTAGAAAAATTAAAAAGTAAGGGTTGTTTTTCTATTATATCTTCTCATTTCGAAAAAGTTAAACTGTTAGGGTTAAAAAATGATAAAATTTTATCTTGTTCGATGAGGTTTGATTCTAAGAATTTAAAACCATTATACATATTTGATCAAAATATATTTGGGCAATCTTTTGCAATTGAAATTGCTGAAAGCTTGAATTTTGATAGTGAAATAATTAATACTGCTAAAAATCTCTTAAAAAGAAAGTTTGATAACTTTTTGGTACTAAAAATAGAAGATATTTTAAATGAGTATAATAGCAAAATAAAGGAATTGGATTTAATTAAGAAAGAATATGAAAAAAAATTGGAGGAAATAAAAAAATTGGAAGAGAAATATAGTAAAGATTCTAAAGAGATTAAAAATGAACTAATTAAAAATTTTTACAATGAGTTTTTAAATTTTAAGAAAGATATAGAAAAAGAGATTAATTTAATTAAAACTAAAGGTTATGATAAATCTATCTCTAAAAACATAACTCAAAAATTTAATCAATTTAGTGAAATGAATTTTATTAAAAATAAAGATGAAGAGGGTCCTTTTAAAAATCAAGTGGAAAATTTAGAAGATTATAAAGATAATAAAAAATTCAAGTTTAATATAGGGGATTTTGTTAAAATTAAAGATTTAAATACTATTGGGAAAGTTTTAGGAATAAAAGGAGATAAAATTAGAGTTAACATAAACAATATTATTTTTGAAACTATTAAGGAAAATCTCCAAATTGTCGATCATAATGATAAGAGAGAAACTTATTCTTTTAATTCATCAAGTAAAAATATAAAATATGAAATTGATTTAAGAGGATTTAAGGTATATGAAGCTGAAGCAAAACTTGATGAATTTTTGGATAAAGCTCTCCTTTCAAATTATGAAAAGCTTTATATCATACATGGAAAGGGAGATGGTATATTAAGTAGATTTGTCCATGAATATTTAAAAAGTAAAAAATTTGTGAAAAGTTTCTCTTTTGCCCCTATCGAGGAAGGAGGAAACGGATGTACAATAGTATTTCTCAAATAG